The Mangrovibacillus cuniculi sequence AGTAGTGAAGCAAGTAAAAACTCGAACGGATGACATAACTGTGTTTTACGGCGGTGGAGTCACGTCTACAGAGAAGGCTACAGAAATGGCTGCGTATGCAGATGTAGTAGTTGTAGGAAACTATTTATATGATGATTTAGCAGGAGCGTTAAAAACCGTTCAAGCTGTGAAAGGTAAATAAATGCAATTTGAAAAGTAATGTGTTAAAATAGAACAAACGTTCGTAATTAACGGAGGTGCTTGTATGCAATCCCTTGTGGAACGACTATTACAAGGTTTAAATAAAGAGCAAAAAGAGGCAGTACAACAAACAGATGGACCGCTACTAATCATGGCTGGTGCTGGTAGTGGTAAGACGCGAGTGTTAACACAACGTATCGCGTATTTGATGGTAGAAAAAGGAGTAAATCCTTATAATATTCTAGCTATTACGTTTACCAATAAGGCTTCTAGAGAAATGAAAGAGCGTATTGGTGCAGTCATGGGTGGGGCCGCAGAGGATGTTTGGATTTCCACATTCCACTCCATGTGTGTTCGTATTTTACGTCGTGATATCGACAGACTTGGTTACAACAGGAACTTTACCATTCTCGATCCGACTGACCAACAATCTGTCGTAAAAGGTATTTTAAAAGATAAAAATATTGATCCGAAGAAATTTGAGCCTAGAGCTATTTTAAATACCATTAGCTCAGCAAAAAATGAACTGATCGATGCCGATGAATACGAAAAGCAAGCTGGTAACTACTATGATCAAACAATTACAGATGTGTATAAAGAATATCAACGTCGTCTACGAAAGAATTCTGCATTAGACTTTGATGATTTAATTATGATTACCATCCAACTATTCACGCGTGTGCCAGAAGTACTGACTTTCTATCAACGTAAGTTTCAATACATCCATGTGGACGAGTACCAGGATACAAACAGAGCACAATATCAGTTAGTAAAGATGCTTGCACAACGATACCAAAATCTTTGTGTCGTAGGGGACTCTGATCAGTCCATTTATCGTTGGCGTGGTGCTGATATTGCGAACATCCTATCGTTTGAAAAAGATTATCCTCGAGCAAGAGTAATCCTATTAGAGCAAAACTATCGATCCACCAAAACAATTCTAGATGCAGCAAACAAAGTCATTCAAAACAACTCTAACCGTAAGCCGAAAAATCTGTGGACGGACAATGACGAAGGAATGAAACTTTCCTACTACCGTGCTGACAGTGAGCAAACAGAAGCGCAGTACGTTACGGGTAAAATTTTAGAGCTGAAAAAGCAAGATAATCGTAAATTCTCTGATTTCGCAATTTTATATAGAACAAATGCACAATCTCGTGTAATGGAGGAAATGCTACTAAAGTCGAATATCGAATACTCCATTGTTGGCGGTATCAAGTTCTATGACAGAAAAGAGATTAAAGACTTACTTGCTTACTTACGCTTAATTGCGAACTTAGATGATGATATTAGTTTACAACGAGTGATAAATGTTCCGAAAAGAGGCGTTGGAGCAACGAGTGTGGATAAAATCGGTCGTTTTGCAGATATGGCAGATGTGTCCATGTTTGAAGCATTGAAAGATTTAGACTTAATAGGCTTAAGTCCGAAGATTTCCAAAGCTGTCACGGAGTTTAGACAACTAATAAAAAATCTGCACGACATGCAAGAATACCTATCTGTAACGGAATTAGTAGAGCAAGTAATTGAGAAGTCTGGATACAGAGATATGTTAGTGGCTGAAAAGTCTCTAGAAGCGCAAAGTAGATTAGAGAACATCGACGAGTTTTTATCAGTTACCAAGTCATTTGAAGAGTCTCAAGACGATAAAAGCTTAATAGCTTTCTTAACGGACTTAGCTTTAGTTGCCGACATTGATCGTTCGGATGAAGATGAAGAGAAATCTTCAGACTCTGTTATCTTAATGACTCTACACTCTGCTAAAGGACTAGAGTTCCCTGTTGTATTCCTAATGGGTATGGAAGAAGGGGTATTCCCGCATAGCCGTTCCTTAATGGAAGAAGAGGAAATGGAAGAAGAACGCCGCCTAGCATACGTAGGTATTACTCGTGCAGAGGAACAGCTATTTATCACAAATGCACAAATGCGTACCCTTTTTGGACAAACCAAGATGAATCCTGTTTCTCGCTTCATTAAAGAAATTCCAGAAGAATTAATTGATACAGTGGAAGTAGGAAACAAGAGAGAGTCACAATCTACGCTAAACACTCCATTTGGTTCTTCTCGTTCTGGTGGATATGGTGGCATGAGATCAACAACTTCTTATGGAGCACCTACAAGACCTCCTGTAAAACGCCCACAAGTGAACAATGCTGCTACGCAAAGTTCATGGAGTGTGGGAGATAAAGCAGAACACGGAAAGTGGGGAACTGGAACAGTTGTAAGTGTAAAAGGTTCAGGTGACGGACTGGAACTAGATATCGCATTCCCAGCACCAACTGGTGTAAAACGACTAATGGCTAAATATGCGCCAATACAGAAAAAGAGCTAACGGATACGGAAGGATAAGGTGATTCCATGACAAATCAAGCGGAACAACGAGTGAAAGAACTGCAAAACCTCCTTCAACAGTATGACTATGACTATCATGTGTTAGATAAACCTGCAGTATCAGATGCAGAATACGATCAATTACTACGAGAGCTGTCAAAGTTAGAACAAGAACATCCAGAGTTAGTCACACCAGACTCCCCTACACAACGAGTTGGGGGAGCGGTGTTGGATGCTTTTGAAAAGGTTACACACGAGACGCCCATGTTAAGTTTGGGTAACGCATTTAATGCAGATGACTTACGTAGTTTCGACCAGCGTGTCAAACAAGCAGTGGGAGAAAATGTTCGATACGTGAGTGAGTTGAAGATTGATGGATTAGCTGTTTCTCTTCGCTATGAAGACGGTCAATTTGTCAGAGGAGCAACTCGTGGTGATGGAACGGTTGGGGAGAACATTACCGCTAACCTACGAACAATTAAGTCTATCCCATTAACGTTAAAAGAGCCTGTGACGCTAGAAGTTCGCGGTGAGGCGTATATGCCCAAACGATCTTTTGACGCTTTAAATAAACAAAAAGAAGAAAACGGGGAAGAGCTGTTTGCAAACCCTCGTAATGCTGCTGCGGGATCCCTTCGTCAATTAGATACCAAGATTGCAGCTTCCCGTAATCTATCCATTTATGTCTATTCCATTGCAAACCAAGGAGACGCGCCAATCGATTCTCATTCTGGTGGTCTTGATTATTTAGATACGCTAGGTTTTAAGACAAATAAAGAGCGACAAACGTTTGACTCTATGGAGGATGTCATTGAATTTGTAGAGGGCTGGACGGATAAACGTGCAGACCTTCCTTACGATATTGACGGCATGGTGATTAAAGTGGACTCTTTAGCGCATCAAGAAGAGTTAGGATTCACAGCCAAAAGTCCACGTTGGGCTATTGCCTATAAGTTCCCAGCGGAAGAGGTAGAAACGACTTTACTGGATATTGAACTTAGCGTTGGCAGAACGGGTGTCGTAACCCCAACTGCTATTTTAGAACCAGTTCGAGTAGCGGGAACTACTGTACAGCGAGCTTCTTTACATAATGAAGATCTTATTCGCGAAAAGGATTTGCGAATTGGTGATAAAGTGATTATTAAAAAAGCTGGGGACATCATTCCAGAAGTAGTAAATGTACTGGTTGAAAAGCGAACTGGGGAAGAAAAAGAATTCACTATGCCAACGAATTGTCCAGAGTGCGAAAGTGAACTCGTAAGATTAGAAGAAGAAGTAGCACTGAGGTGTGTAAATCCTGCCTGTCCAGCTCAAATAAGAGAAGGATTGATACACTTTGTTTCCAGGACTGCTATGAATATCGATGGCTTGGGTGAAAAAGTCATTACGCAATTGTTCCAACATGAACTTATTAAAGACGTAGCGGATCTTTACAAGTTACAAAAAGAAGAGCTACTAGAATTAGATCGCATGGGGCAAAAATCTGTTGAGAAATTGTTAGCTGCAATTGAACAATCAAAAGAGAATTCACTCGAGAAATTATTATTTGGACTTGGTATTCGTCATGTAGGAGCAAAGGCAGCCAAAACACTTGCAGAAGAGTTTGAGAGCATCGATCAATTAATGAACGCCACGCATGCAGATATTACGGCTATCCACGAAATTGGAGACAAGATGGCTGAGTCCATCGTTGCTTATTTCCAAATCGAAGAAGCACAACAATTGATCCAAAGATTAAAAGACCATGGAGTAAACGTATCCTACAAAGGACCGAAAAAGGTAAAAGTAGAAGATATCGACTCAGTTTTCGCTGGTAAAACGGTTGTGTTAACAGGTAAACTAGAACAGTTGACACGAAATGAAGCAAAAGAAAAATTAGAGGCATTGGGTGCAAAAGTAACCGGAAGTGTGAGTAAGAGTACAGATTTACTTATTGCAGGAGAAGATGCTGGTTCGAAGTTGACGAAGGCAGAAAGTTTAGGAATTGAGATCTGGAATGAAAATCGCCTTGTAGAGGAATTAAATAAGTAAGGTAAGAGGGTGAGGGCATGAGGAAGCTTACGGCCAGTTTGATAGCTTGCTTGCTGGTGTTAGGGGGATGCGCACCGAGCTTTGATCGAGAGAATGAAGTAGTACAGGAAACAGATGATTCCCAAGAAAAAGCAGTAATACCTAGTGTGCAAATATCCGATCAATATTATCGAACAATTACACCATTTAGACCTAGTGCATCACGTGGTCTGATTGCAGCAAACTTAAACACGCAATATGATATTGAAGAGTTTGAACGAGGACTGATGAGAATTGCACAAGAGTCATTTTCTCCAGAGAGATTCTTGTTCCAAGAAGGTCAATATTTAGACAGAGATACAATTAGGTCATGGTTAGCTAGGAAGAAAACAGAGAAGCAATTAGCAGAAGAAAAGATGACAGAAGACCAAAACCTGGGGCTTAATCCTGTTTTACAGGGAGATCCAACGAATGACGAAGTGCAGGAAGATAGCCCGTTGTATCTTGCTCATATTTTAGAACATAACTATCTAGTGCAAAAAGAGGATTCTTTGGAATTAGGTGGTTTAGTTATTGGACTTGCTTTAAACACTACTCATTACTACCAAAAAGAACAGTTTGGTGCTACGTATGAGGTGAACCTTGCAGATAGGGATAAGCAAGTAGAAGAGCAAGGAAAGAAGATGGCGCAACAAATTCTAAATCGTATTAGAGCTAGAGAAGACTTACAAGAAGTACCTGTGACCATCGCTTTGTTTAAGCAACGTCCAAAGCATTCTGTAACACCTGGTAACTTCGTTTCTTTCACAGAAGTGGAGAAGGGGAGTAACAATATAGGTTCCTGGAAAAAATGGAATGAGAAGTATATGTTGTTCCCATCAGATGCGGCACAAAGAGATCACCGTGATGATTACATGCGCTTCTTAAACTTTAAACAGGATATTGATGAATATTACCCTAACTATAATGGGGTAGTAGGTAGAGGATTATACCAAGGTGAGCAGTTAAATAGGTTGACCATTGATATTCCAATCCAGTTTTACGGACAAGCAGAAACAATTGGATTTACACAATATGTGACAGGCTTAGTAACAGAGCACTTCCCAGAGTATTTACATGTTGAGGTAAACATCTCTTCTGTAAGTGGTGCGGAGTCGCTAGTTGTCAAAGAGGCAAATGCGCAAGAGCCTTATGTTCATATTTATCGATAAAGTAAAAACGTCGTCAGAAAAAGTTGGTGAGTAGCTTTTTTAGACGGCGTTTTTGTTACGTGAACAGTAACAACTCCTCGTTAGCCACGTGATATGGCTTGCTCTTAGAGGAGTCTCTATATATTGAGTCCGAATATTGGGGTTTCACGTGCGCTCAAGGGAAGGAAAAGCAAGTGTAGAGCACACGATACGAGAATAACGAGTGCTCAAGGGAAGGAAAAGCAAGAGTTGAGCACACGATATGAGAATAACGTGCGCTCAAGGGAAGTAAAAGCAAGTGTAGAGCGCACAATATGATAATAACGTGCGCTCAAGGGAAGGAAAAGCAAGTGTAGAGCACACGATACGAGAATAACGAGTGCTCATGAAAAGGAAAAGTAAGTGTAAAGCACATCATGACTACATCTCTACAAACAAAAAAACCGCCCAACGCAATGTTAGGCGGTTCTCCACAATCGAATTACTTCGCTTGCTCTTCTTTCAATTTCGCTTCGTAACGATCAAATGTTTCAAGTGTTTCATCGCTAATTTCTTTACCATTGTTCGTAACTAGAGAAACAACGTAAGCTGCTAGTGCAGCAAGGATTACACCAGGTACCATCTCATAGATCGTGGATTTAAGTGCTTCAATACTAATCCAGATAATAACGGTGAATGTACCGACAAGCATACCTGCAAGGGCACCCCAACGAGTCATACCTTTCCAGTATAGAGACATTAGAATTACTGGACCGAATGCAGCACCGAATCCT is a genomic window containing:
- a CDS encoding CamS family sex pheromone protein, translating into MRKLTASLIACLLVLGGCAPSFDRENEVVQETDDSQEKAVIPSVQISDQYYRTITPFRPSASRGLIAANLNTQYDIEEFERGLMRIAQESFSPERFLFQEGQYLDRDTIRSWLARKKTEKQLAEEKMTEDQNLGLNPVLQGDPTNDEVQEDSPLYLAHILEHNYLVQKEDSLELGGLVIGLALNTTHYYQKEQFGATYEVNLADRDKQVEEQGKKMAQQILNRIRAREDLQEVPVTIALFKQRPKHSVTPGNFVSFTEVEKGSNNIGSWKKWNEKYMLFPSDAAQRDHRDDYMRFLNFKQDIDEYYPNYNGVVGRGLYQGEQLNRLTIDIPIQFYGQAETIGFTQYVTGLVTEHFPEYLHVEVNISSVSGAESLVVKEANAQEPYVHIYR
- the ligA gene encoding NAD-dependent DNA ligase LigA, translated to MTNQAEQRVKELQNLLQQYDYDYHVLDKPAVSDAEYDQLLRELSKLEQEHPELVTPDSPTQRVGGAVLDAFEKVTHETPMLSLGNAFNADDLRSFDQRVKQAVGENVRYVSELKIDGLAVSLRYEDGQFVRGATRGDGTVGENITANLRTIKSIPLTLKEPVTLEVRGEAYMPKRSFDALNKQKEENGEELFANPRNAAAGSLRQLDTKIAASRNLSIYVYSIANQGDAPIDSHSGGLDYLDTLGFKTNKERQTFDSMEDVIEFVEGWTDKRADLPYDIDGMVIKVDSLAHQEELGFTAKSPRWAIAYKFPAEEVETTLLDIELSVGRTGVVTPTAILEPVRVAGTTVQRASLHNEDLIREKDLRIGDKVIIKKAGDIIPEVVNVLVEKRTGEEKEFTMPTNCPECESELVRLEEEVALRCVNPACPAQIREGLIHFVSRTAMNIDGLGEKVITQLFQHELIKDVADLYKLQKEELLELDRMGQKSVEKLLAAIEQSKENSLEKLLFGLGIRHVGAKAAKTLAEEFESIDQLMNATHADITAIHEIGDKMAESIVAYFQIEEAQQLIQRLKDHGVNVSYKGPKKVKVEDIDSVFAGKTVVLTGKLEQLTRNEAKEKLEALGAKVTGSVSKSTDLLIAGEDAGSKLTKAESLGIEIWNENRLVEELNK
- the pcrA gene encoding DNA helicase PcrA; the encoded protein is MQSLVERLLQGLNKEQKEAVQQTDGPLLIMAGAGSGKTRVLTQRIAYLMVEKGVNPYNILAITFTNKASREMKERIGAVMGGAAEDVWISTFHSMCVRILRRDIDRLGYNRNFTILDPTDQQSVVKGILKDKNIDPKKFEPRAILNTISSAKNELIDADEYEKQAGNYYDQTITDVYKEYQRRLRKNSALDFDDLIMITIQLFTRVPEVLTFYQRKFQYIHVDEYQDTNRAQYQLVKMLAQRYQNLCVVGDSDQSIYRWRGADIANILSFEKDYPRARVILLEQNYRSTKTILDAANKVIQNNSNRKPKNLWTDNDEGMKLSYYRADSEQTEAQYVTGKILELKKQDNRKFSDFAILYRTNAQSRVMEEMLLKSNIEYSIVGGIKFYDRKEIKDLLAYLRLIANLDDDISLQRVINVPKRGVGATSVDKIGRFADMADVSMFEALKDLDLIGLSPKISKAVTEFRQLIKNLHDMQEYLSVTELVEQVIEKSGYRDMLVAEKSLEAQSRLENIDEFLSVTKSFEESQDDKSLIAFLTDLALVADIDRSDEDEEKSSDSVILMTLHSAKGLEFPVVFLMGMEEGVFPHSRSLMEEEEMEEERRLAYVGITRAEEQLFITNAQMRTLFGQTKMNPVSRFIKEIPEELIDTVEVGNKRESQSTLNTPFGSSRSGGYGGMRSTTSYGAPTRPPVKRPQVNNAATQSSWSVGDKAEHGKWGTGTVVSVKGSGDGLELDIAFPAPTGVKRLMAKYAPIQKKS